The DNA segment GCGACACGCTGCGTTCTTTGGCCGTAAGCTCAAGGTAGGCAAGGGGTAGCGGATTTCCTCCTCTTCCCGGGAACCTAAGGCGGGTAGGGGGCGTCTATTGGTACTAGGCCTGGTGGCCGGGGGTGGGGGTTGGCCGTCTCCGGTTACTGAGGAGAGGTTGTTGCGGGGGTAGGAATCCTGCTACCTTTGGGATGGACGCCATGAAGGTCGTGGCGGGAGCAACGACGTTGGCCGACCTCGCCAGTGCGATCGCGGTCCGGGCCGAAGAAGCCTCGGTGGTAGCCGAGCTGAAGGCCGGTTCCGAGGAGGCGTACGCCTGGCTGATCGCGCATTATCACCAGCCCATCTATAGCCTGGTGTACCGCATCCTCAACGACCCCGCCGACGCCGCCGACACCACCCAGGAAGTCTTCCTGAAGGTGTTCCGCGGCATGAAGCGCTTCCACGGCGAGTCCAGCCTGAAGACGTGGATGTACCGCATCGCCATCCACGAAGCTTCCAACCGGCGGCGCTGGTGGTTCCGGCACAAGAGCCGTGAGACCACCATCGAGCCCGAGCCCGCGCAGGAGGCCTCCGGCTCGCAGGGCTTGAAGGACACGCTGGCCGACGCGAGCGAGTCGCCCTTTGACAACCTCGCCCACGAAGAAGTGCGGGCGCGCGTGGAAGCCGAGCTCAAGCAGCTTTCCGAGCCGTATCGCACCACCGTGATCCTGCGCGACATCGAGGAACTGTCGTACGAGGAGATCTCGGAGGTCATGCAGGTCACCCTGGGCACGGTGAAGTCGCGGCTGATGCGCGGCCGCGGGGCTTTGAAGAAGCGCCTGGAAGCCTACGTGCGCGAGGTGGGGCCGGAGCTGGGGCTAAAGGCTCCGGGCCCCTCCGCCACGCCGGAAGCGCGGGACCAGGCCGAGCGTCCCGTGAGCATCGGGGGAGAAGCCGAGGTGTTGCCATGAAGTGCATGCAGGCCCAGTCCCTGTTCTCGACGTATCTGGACGGCGCGGTCACCGGCCGCGAGATGCGGGCGATCGGCGAGCATCTGGAGGCTTGCCCTGCCTGCGCGGCGGAGTACGCAGGGCTGCAGCAGACGCAGCGGCTGGTGGCGGACCTGGGGCGCAAGAAGGCCCCCGCCGACCTGGCCCTGAAGCTGCGCGTCGCCCTCTCCAGCGAGGCCTCCATGAGCGTGCGCCGCCGCTGGGAAGGGTTGCTGGTGCGCTTGGAAGACGCGGTCAACGGCTTCCTTCTGCCGGCCACTGCCGGCCTGGTGAGCGCCGTCCTGATGTTCGGGCTGCTCATCGGATACTTCGCGGTGCCGCCCTCGGTGCGCGCGGCCCCCAACAAGAACGACGTCCCCACGCTGCTGTACACGCCGCCGCAACTGGCCGCCTCGCAGTTCACCCTGAATGCGGTCAACGACGACTCGCTGGTGGTGGAGACCTTCGTGGACGAGAACGGGCGGGTGCAGGACTACCGCATCCTCAACGCTCCCCACGCCAGCGAACAGCTCGTCCGCGAGGTGGACAACTTCATGATCTTCACCGTCTTCCGGCCGGCCACCGCCTTCGGCCAGCCCGCCCCCGGACGGGTGGTGCTCTCCTTCTCCAAGGTCAGCGTGAAGGGGTAAGAGCGGTTCCAGTTCCCGGTTCTCACTGTCCAGAACGCCTCGTGCGGAGGCGTTTTTTCTTGGCCGCTGGGAGCCGGCGGAGACGGGACGGGCGGGCCGCCGGCTCTAGTATCCTCTCGGCAAGAGAGTCAAAGCCGACCGATACCAGGAGAACCATGACGGCCAAGAGACTGAAGCGGCGCCTGCGCCTGTAC comes from the Terriglobales bacterium genome and includes:
- a CDS encoding sigma-70 family RNA polymerase sigma factor — translated: MKVVAGATTLADLASAIAVRAEEASVVAELKAGSEEAYAWLIAHYHQPIYSLVYRILNDPADAADTTQEVFLKVFRGMKRFHGESSLKTWMYRIAIHEASNRRRWWFRHKSRETTIEPEPAQEASGSQGLKDTLADASESPFDNLAHEEVRARVEAELKQLSEPYRTTVILRDIEELSYEEISEVMQVTLGTVKSRLMRGRGALKKRLEAYVREVGPELGLKAPGPSATPEARDQAERPVSIGGEAEVLP
- a CDS encoding anti-sigma factor; amino-acid sequence: MKCMQAQSLFSTYLDGAVTGREMRAIGEHLEACPACAAEYAGLQQTQRLVADLGRKKAPADLALKLRVALSSEASMSVRRRWEGLLVRLEDAVNGFLLPATAGLVSAVLMFGLLIGYFAVPPSVRAAPNKNDVPTLLYTPPQLAASQFTLNAVNDDSLVVETFVDENGRVQDYRILNAPHASEQLVREVDNFMIFTVFRPATAFGQPAPGRVVLSFSKVSVKG